The window GATATACAGCACCTTAAATATTTTGTAGAAGTGGCTAGACAAAAGAACTTTACAAAAGCATCACAAATCTTGCATGTCTCGCAACCATCCATCAGCAAGATGATCAAAAGCCTTGAGGATGAATTAAAGGTCACATTATTGGATCGTTCAGAGAGAAAAATTGAATTGACTGATGCAGGCGTAATCGTTTTTGATCAAGCATTAAAGATTCTTCAGTCACTTGAGGATGTTTATTCTTCTGTAAATGAGCTGGCGCAAGTAAAAAAAGGAACCGTGAAATTGGGATTAATGCCGACAACCGGTGTCATCCTTTTTCCTAATGTCCTTGCCGGATTTAAGAAGGAATATCCACAAATAGATATCCAAATGGTTGAATATAATGCGAAGCAATTAAAGACTAGGGTTGAGCAAGGAGATATTGATTTAGGAATTACGGTTCTTCCGGTAGATTCCGAACGTTTTGAAACGGTCCCATTGTTATCTGAAGAACTCGTGGTCCTTGTAGATAGTGAGCATTGGCTAGTCAAAAGCGATTCAGTAAGTTTAGCAGATTTAAAGAATGAATCCTTTATCCTTTTAACCGAAAATTATGCCCTTCATGATGTGGTGAAACAAGCGTGTATGCAGTCGGGATTTGAACCCATTGTGACTTACAAAAGTTCACTTTGGGATTTAATCGGTGAAATGGTATCAGCAAGGCTTGGAATTTCATTAATTCCTCGGTCGATGGTAAGGCTTATCAATCAAAACGTCCATACGATTTCCTTGACCTCTCCACAAATCGAGTGGCAGTTAGTTCTGATTTACAAGAAAAATAAATATCTTTCCTTTGCGGCACGAGAGTTTATTAAGTATATCCAAATGCATAAACCTTAATCCACTATAACTTTAACCTATAGTTTGTATAGTTTATATATATTTTACGAATCGACACCCCCAGAGTAAGATGAGAAATAAATCTTCATTCTATTTGAAATGTTTATGCAAATGACTATGGGGGCTATGATGATGAAAATAAAAATGGAATTAACCAAGGTTAAAAAAGATAAACCTATCAGTAACCAGTTAGGCTTTGGACAGTTTTTTACTGACCATATGTTTATCGAAGATTATACTGACGAAAAGGGCTGGCATGATCCACGAATCCTACCGTATCAATCCATTTCCTTAGATCCAGCAGCAAAGGTTTTTCATTATGGTCAAACGGTATTTGAAGGCTTAAAGGCGTATCTGACAATCGACCAAAAGGTGCGGTTATTCCGGCCAAAAAGCAATTTTAAACGATTAAATGCCTCTAATGAACGGCTATGCATTCCTGCGATTAATGAGGAGCA of the Bacillus tuaregi genome contains:
- a CDS encoding LysR family transcriptional regulator, with the protein product MDIQHLKYFVEVARQKNFTKASQILHVSQPSISKMIKSLEDELKVTLLDRSERKIELTDAGVIVFDQALKILQSLEDVYSSVNELAQVKKGTVKLGLMPTTGVILFPNVLAGFKKEYPQIDIQMVEYNAKQLKTRVEQGDIDLGITVLPVDSERFETVPLLSEELVVLVDSEHWLVKSDSVSLADLKNESFILLTENYALHDVVKQACMQSGFEPIVTYKSSLWDLIGEMVSARLGISLIPRSMVRLINQNVHTISLTSPQIEWQLVLIYKKNKYLSFAAREFIKYIQMHKP